The genomic DNA AGCAattgtagaaaataataaacatattttaatttatttacagtgtgtcctgtgttttttttttttatctcagttTGAACAAAAATAACGTTCACAAACTGTATAGCCTAAAGCCTGTAACATTTGAAATATTCTCACTTCATGCAAGAACTCTCTGGGTAAAAAACACAATCTGTTGTTGACAATATGAAACTGAGAAAAAATCAAATTTCATTGAGCCTTTAGGTCAACTGTTGTCATGTGTTAATAACGTTTCagttcatttttacatttatgacCTAGTGCGTTGTTAAgttataaaataagataagatatttgaTACGGATTTAGAAATGAATCCAATGTCTTTGATTTTAGGAATCCAAAGTACAAATATAATTACTGCAGCCAATAAAAGGTTATataacatttttacatttcctgctagaaaaaatatattactacagtagatagTGATAAGAAACCCTCTGTTCAAGGCTGGCGAAAAGTGATATTTGAGATGGTCCCTTTGGAATATCTTACAAATATTCTAAATGCCAAAGTAGATCAGTTCCACAATATCTGGCAGccctatctgaattatattggacctgatctctcctccattatctcacaaggagtctcctgaacatgaactcatatatcctggacttccctgcactatggactatttcctatgacctcctatataaatttttttatctgagttgtaccagtgtttgttgtttttttgtttttttattgtgtttgtgaaaataagaaaacccaataaacatattagtgaaaaaaaaaaaaattacaaaatatctTTATATCTTTTGCGAGTGTATTATATAGGAAGCAGTGACTGAGTGAACATGAGGGCTGATTTCGGACACGTGCTTGATTTATTGGATTCACAGTGACGCAGCAGAACGCGCGCAACGTTTTGAAGTGGCGCTTTTACGCACCTTTACGCACCGTTACGCACGGGGACCAATGCGTCCAGCCCTGTTTATTCACTGGTATTCACACACATTTCAAGTGTTTATTGTGTGGCGGACACAAACAGCTATTGTGGTCACAAGTTATCTTGAACAAAACGTGTTTATGCGTCTGCATCTTATATGAAAGCCAATTTGCGCCAATTTGAATGACACATTGATATCAGCAGAATCCTGTGGGTGAAACCAGGCTGGTCATAATAACACAGCAGCTGGCGACACTCACCCAGCTTCTTGCCAAACATCGCCACTGACAACATTGGGACTTGATGGGCGTGACGAGTCGGTTCGTCTTATCTCCAGCACTAAAACACACATTCCAGGGCGATAATTCTGACTGGCAGATGAATAAAGGCACACCATCCTCATCCAAGATTATGAtggaattaataataataataataataacaaaaaaatggatttatatagcgcctttcagaaacccaaggatacacacaaaatcatactaataaataacataGAGGAGAAACTATAGCTAAGTAATTGAAAGAGTGATGTGTTGGAAGAGTCAGGTGAGATCataggccttgatgaacaggtggggtttgaggtgttttttgaaagtgtccagGGTTGAAGCTTTTCTTATTTCAGGAGAGAAAGAGTTCCAGAGGGCAGGGGCCTATGCCGCAGATTAAATAGTGATTAGGATACTTCTAGGGAGTTTGGATGAGAATAAGTAGGCTGCAGGTGAACAGAGAGGTGGGATGTCAACTAGTAATGagtcaaatatataaaaagtcataaaaagcaTGACAAAAGCTGTGATCTATATTCATACACAACTAAAGGCATTTTTGATActatataagataagatgagataaaattaacctttattaatccctggagggaaatgCAGGTGTCAAAACAGCAACAccagcaaacatcagcaaacagagtgaaacacaggagaggtaaaggtatacaaaaattataaaaacaataatagaaatataaaagatccagagtgaatgggtgaacataatGTGTACAGttcgtcaataaataaatgtagtatgtacaatacataaatgtaatatgtacatatgtgcagtctataaagtggtatataagatgtatagtgtaaagtaagtgtaaagccAGTTGTAAAAGTCCAAGAGGGTTTCAGATAGTGCGTGTTTAAAGTtgttaaagtcctcatagttctcatatgggggtcagtcttggttgtggagcctgatggctaccagcatgaaggactgacccaggtgctttgtgttgtgccgaggggggatgagtctgtggctgaaggtgctcctcatcttgactagctcatcatggatATGTTGAAGTACTGAGGTCTTGAACCTGTAAAGTGAAGGTATTATATACAGTAGCCTATGTGGTGACTCACACAGCTGTAGAGCTCATCATGGTTACTTGCTGCCACCTACTGGCCAGATCCAGTAATGATTATTTAGCTGGAGAGGAAAGAAACTGTTGGCCGAACAGCAAAGTTTCACCTCAGGTCATATATATGTTTTCAAGATAGTTAAtagaaaatgacaaatattcatATAAACTAGCTAATATTTAGTTTGCCTATTAATTACACAAACGTATAAATATGCAATCAATTGGAAAAATGTAGCACTAAcaaagttaaacctgcagtagatagaatatttttggcatcattgggcaaaaattccataacaacctttcagcatattgtaattcaagtgttctgagagaaaactaaacttctcgtggctctgttttcaggtttttagAATATCTAGACCGTGTCGGGAGaatttggccaatcacaggcagctgtcaatcacttgtgaactccgatcaaaaggtcaaactagggagcactgatcaaatatgaatcaatattctgttactgtaatgcctatttctcccctcaaatgttttcagaatcatcttgtagtgtactgtttagctgtaaaatgagaaagtttgctccggtgggcggtgcttggtatttcctcaacagctctcaacatggctgccgggccacaaactttctcattttacagctaaacaatacacaacaagatatttctgaaaacatttgaggtgggaaataggcattacagtaacagaatattgattcatatttgatcagcgctgcctagtttgaccgtttgatcggatcAGATTACtagtctcatgcactactgtcaggatatggtgactttttttaaatcatatttgctccatttctacccactgcagctgtAATAAACAAAGCAGAAACATAATAAATGAGTATGtagttttaaaaaaactaactaactaaagaAAATGAACTAActaataaaacatgtaaataagtagtgcatttaaattaatttttctgtttttaaaaacaggatTTCTTACATTTGAGTTGCACTGGTATTGTTTATtggtatttatgcatttttagATCAGTAACTCCGTCGCTTGAAAGATAGAAAAATAGTCAAGAATCAGCTTTTCAATGAAGGTGCACTTGTTACTTTATAGAGAGTAGTTTTGAGTCCTGTGATCCTATCAGTCTTACATGTTTTTCAGAGGTGAGGTGTAGGATGGTGCAGTCAGATAAGTCACGTATTAACCCAAAAAtaaacaatgagaaaaaaaggggaAGTTCACCATAGGTGACATGGAACAAATAATTTTATGTTGTTTCTCATATTGCTCTAAATTTATACTGCATTTATTGCAATTCTGATTCTACGTTCGTCCCTACAtgtattgtttttacttttgtatttgttttggtttggcAACATTCAAGTCTAGGCTTGACTGCTGGGTGTAGATGTTGGGAGATGACTCAGAGGAAGAAATTCTGAGGACATTCCCAGTGACATACACTCATGTGACTGTTCAAACACCACCATTTCCCTTTACGTATATCTTGTTTTCTTAACTGCTTCCTGTTCCCTATAATAAGAGGAAGTCTGTGAATAATTTTACCTTCAAagtggaaataaaaaacaatgtgaaaCAGAGCATTTATCAACCAAAGCAGTGTCTGCTCCGTTAAAGCTTAAGTTTTGTTTCCTCCTTTTTCTCAACCATCCTTTCGTGTGCACGTCAGCTCTCTTTCACTCacttactcactcactcacttgcTTTCAAAGGTAGCAGTTTGCGTGTTGGTTGGGGGAATAATGAGAGAGAAAGTTTAAAACTGAACcaatacatactgtagatgaCAGGCAAGTGTATTCAAACTCTTCCGGTGTGTGCACTGCTCTATTGTACGTGGAATAACTCTTGtcgaatgtgtttttttctgacaaaTAATGGCTAAGGTGTTTGTCCTCGGCTGTCTCTTGTTGGTTAACTGTAGATGATTAGCCAGGTTTTCATGACTTCCGCAAATTAACATCAAGTTACAGTTAATTTCATTACACTGTGCTTTTATCAAACCAATAATGCACTGACTGAGAAGTCACATCTTTAAATCACTTGAATGATTAACTTAAATTACAGTAGTTGCAGTATATAAAACACAGGTTAATGGCTCTTATTGTAGGTTTTATGATATTgcctttaaatatgtttttattatactgtgaagTTATTTTATGTGATAGAAAATGAGTTTAGTCATAATTTAGGAAGAATATTCATGTTAAATCCCATTTTGGCCAGTTGAGTTCTTTTATTCTGTTAAAAAGTAGCCTGAAGTATAGtttggagtaaaaaaaaatgcagacttTCAGATGAAAGTGAAACCTCATCCTCCCCCACCCTTAAACTGGATGTTCCTGTTTTGTCATATGATAAACTGCATAATAGGAGGAGGAACTTCAACTTTATAGTCAGTCGTCTTAGCCCTTCTTGACACAGTCATCATGAAGGCAGCAGTGGTGACCctcctggctctctctctcctccatgtctgctCCTCAGTCCCTATCAGCCGCCCCACCAACTGGCTCCGACAATGTCGCGCCTCCACCAACCTCTCCATCACAGCACTGGAGGTGCTGCCGGGCGGAGGCTGGGACAACCTCCGAAACATAGATACAGGTCGAGTCATGAACCTCAGCTACTTCCAGTGCCAGACCACCGAGGACGGGCTCTACCTCATCCCAGATGACGTGTTTGTCATCCCCCACAAGGAGACAGGTGTGGAGACCAACTCAGAGATAATCAGCTCCTGGCTGGAGCAGAAAAGCTCAACATCGCACTCCATAAATGCAGATGTATCCTTCTTCTCGATGCTGAACGGTAAATTTTCTACAGAGAACCAGAGGATGAAAACTCACCAGGTCAAAGACTCTTCAACTACGGCCAGAGTCCAAGTAAGTTTCTATTTTTCCTAGTAAAAAGCAAATATAGTTGTGGCAGCAATTGGGGATCATGAGCTAAAATAATCTCAcaaatattttgttattatataaaaaaaagtactaCTCTACCATGGATTACTTATAGATttggatgaaaaaaaatgttgagtgctcttaatattttatgtttataggACTATTTAACAGAGCCAGCATTAAACAACATTGCTGTAAATGTGGCGGTGTGAGCCAGAAGGCTATTTTTTCATCTGTAGTTCCTGGACAGATGTTACAGATGTCaccttaaaaagaaaataaagaaaagaaatacaaacttaaaaagctgaaataaaaataaactataaCCTAATGATATTTAATCTTTTACTTCAAAGGTTCGTAACTTCATCTACACAGTTAAGGCGTTTCCAGACTTCACTCTGGACACACGCTTTGCTCAACAAGCCAAAGAGATAGCCGATGCAATTGAAAACAACCAAACAAGGAATGCGGAGTATCTCTCAGAGAGGATGGTGCTGGACTATGGAACCCATGTTATCACTAGCGTCGATGCTGGTGCCACTTTGGTGCAGGAAGACTATCTCCGTTCTTCATATGTGTCGGACAGTGTGTCAGAAAGTTCCTCTGTCAAAGCGCAGGCAGGCTTTAACTTTTTTGATAAACTCAAGTTTGACATAAGCAGTCAAAGTACACAACAGAGCTCATCACTTCAAACTTACCAGTCCAATATTCAGTACTCTCTTATCCAAAGCCATGGCGGCGGCATACCTTTCTATCCTGGCATCACTCTGCAGAAGTGGCAGGAAAGTACCAGAAACAACCTGGTTGCTATCGATCGGTCTGGGTTTCCCCTACACTACTTTATAAACATCAACACCATCCCTGACCTGCCACATCCTACAGTTGGCAAAGTGGCTGTTGCAGTGAGTCAGGCCATAGAGCGATACTACATGGTCAACACGCGGCCCGGATGCGTCAACGTCAACTCCCCGAACTTTAACTTCCAAGCCAACGTTGATGACTCATCCTGCGAGGGCGCTGCAACAAACCTAAGTTTTGGTGGCGTCTACCAACAGTGTACTCATCTTAGCTCAGATGCAGGTCCACTATGTGATGCCCTGGCACAGAAAAACCCTGAAACAGGGGACTTCTCCTGTCGTTCGCCTTACTTTGCTACTTTACTGAGATCAGAAGTGAGACAGCAGGGTTACACGTCCTACGATTGTCACGACCAACGCTATCGGTGTGGGATTTTTGGCCTTTCACATTGCCATCGTCAAATATGTCAGGACAACTACCACGTTCGCTCTGCTCGCATCGACACCTACTGGTGCTCTGTAAGAGGACAGGCCCCAGACAACTCAGGGTATCTGTTTGGAGGCTTATATAGCCCCTCTCTCCTGAACCCCCTCACCAACGCCAAAAGCTGCCCTCCAAACTTCATTCCAGTAAAGTTTCTCTCGGATGGCCAAGTGATCTGTGTGAGTAGAGACTATGAAGCTGGCAGCAGGTTCTCAGTACCATTCGGTGGCCTCTTCAGTTGTCAGTCAAACAACCCCTTGGCAAAGGATCAACGTCGCTGCCCTCCTAAATTCAGCCAGCACCTCGCCACAGTGAGCGACGGCTGTGAAATTCTTTACTGTGTCCAATCAGGTCTGTTCACAGGTGGGGATCTGCTTCCGGTCCATCTGCCACCTTTCACTAAACCTCCACTTGTCAGCATGCAAGCCACAAATACAGTGATGGTCATGACTGAAGGAGAGAAGAGCTGGGTCAGAGTGGGGCACACCAAGGCGTGGAAACTGGCAAATCCAGAGGAAATCAAGGCAATTGTACGGCAGCTTAACCCAGAATTAGGTCAGATGTCTAGTGGTGAAAAGGCAGGGGTCGCCTTCGGGGTGATGGGTTTGATGGTGCTGATCATAGTGGCAGTAGTCCTGTTGAAGAAAAGGAAGAGGCTGTCTGGGTTTAGGACAGCTAGAGGCTATGAGGAAATACGTAGTGAGGTTGACCGTGacgaaggagagagagagacacagcaaGATGAGGCTTGAGAAAATCAAATAGTTTAGAGAACAGAGAAGTTAATCTGGCagacagatttttgtttttaacttccTTTTTAATTCTCACCTCAGAAATCACTGTGATGCTTACTTAAGCGGAAATGTTTCACATGTTTAAGGGCTCCTAGTTTGAATCAGTTATACTTTGCATTAATTATTGTTCCTTTGAAATGTCTATGAAACCAATCAGAAATGCACATTTCAACAACTACTATAGATAATAACTGTACGTTTTAACAATACATTTATTGGTAGACATTTTTTTCCTGATAACATGATGTGTACTTTAAGCCGTTGCTTAGAATaagtatattttgtattttgcacATTAAAAACTTGATCATATTATGTTTGATCTAAGAAACGTGACTCCAGAGCAACCGGCCTttgaaatccccaaatagcACAAAGCAGAAGCGCTTTCCAAAGGCCACATTGAATCAATACTGTCCTCATGTGGCCAAAATGCATAATGTCAGGTAGtacataatatatttttataccCCATTTAAGAACCTGTATACCTCGTATGTCTTTACATTGTACCATTCACAAAACAGGTTGTTTGaaatttttaaaacattttttttttttttacatatatctGATTAAAattttgtgaaatgtttttttctaatataAGAAGCGTTAGATTAAGAATCTactatgttttgtatgtaactTTTTGTCTCAGGCTAATAAATTGTCAAGATTTATAGATGTATGTAAATGAAACTCTTCTGCACTGCACTTAACTACTAATAAAAGTGGCATTAAACAATTTAATGGATCTATGTCTTCatgtttatattgtatttatgcTCGGTATGCCTCTGTTCTGTTCATAAAAAATTTAAGAAATGCCCTAAATTCTCAACAAATACCTCGTCAGCAGTCATTTAAACAAAGTAATTGCTCTTGAAACAGATCGGAGTTATGAGTATGTATCTTTTGTAATCTTGCAAGTTCACGAAATGGCGTTATATCTTTGAGCTAAATCCAAACACATATTTACACCGCATAGTGTTGAGGTtagtacaaaatgcaaaagtACACTGTACGCATGCATAAGTCTGTAAACGTGGCACCGAAGCACATACTGGTTGTCTAAATAAAACAACgttgaactctctctctctctgcacagaGAGGAACGTTTATCTTCCCTAACCTTACTGAGAAACCACCAACCTTCCACCCACATCCATAAATAGACAATGGCAAGCTGACATCATGGTGTTGGTGAGGTTATCAGTACACAGACAGGCTGCTCAGAcattatacacacactcacacacacagacacacatgtactgtacactCAACGTGCACGTACATACATATGCACAGAGCCATTTCCCGTAAAGAGTGCTCATACCAGTGTGCATCTTTTCTCTCGTGACTACAAGAATCTCCCTCCCCCCACAcatgcacgtgcacacacacacatatacagctGTGAGGGATTCATAGAGCTGGGTCATGAACATGAAAACAAACCCACTCATGCTGAGGAAATTGTTATGgcctggggagagagagagagagagagagagagaaagagagccagCCCTGAAGCAGGGGAACTCCCTCCTTGGTCTTTTTCATAGGGCAGAGGACGGACAAAAGGGTGCACCCAGCAGGCTTTCAGCACAGCCAAAGCTCTCTCAACCATCATTTAATTTCCTGCAGGATCAAGACTTTAGTCAGTTTGCCGTTCATCTTTCACAGTGAGTGGCGCCATCGATGGGGTTCGTAAAAAGAGGGAGGCAcgacaaatgtgtttttcttggcTGTTAAAATCTGGAGAGGAATTTCAGTGGGCAGAGAACGCTACAGTCTGACAACTCCTAAAAGGAGACGAGGACACAATCTGAAGGACGATAGATTGAATACAGTCCAAGGTAAGAGAGCATGTCCATTTTGTGGTGCATGTCTCTGTTATGCACGTTTTAGAGTTGACACAACATCTGTGGCAGGATTACTCCAGTTTATTAAGCAGAGAGGATTAGAAGCTCATCTGCATTTACTGTGTAACATATGTTTTAACTATAAGGAAAAAAATGCAACTGCCTACGATGGGCTTCATATCAGACACCCCACTTGTTTCATGTTAAAGGCAGTATTTCATAGCAAAAAAGTAATCATTAAAATATAGACTTTACTGACTCCGTGTGTTGTTACCTTTAGGCAACCATGCAACGGCGCAACGTTCTTCTGCTCACATTGGCTTTACTGGTCATGTTGGAGGTCTGCAGGGTCCGGGGCTGTCGGACTGGCTCAGGGTCAGAGTGTGAGAAAGCCCCTTTTGTCCCGGGCTACAACCTTGCAGGAGAGGGTTTTGATGTGGTGCGGATGCGTCGCACAGGGGCATACGTGATCAATGTCAAAGCTCATCTGGCTGACAACCACACCTGTACACTGTGTCCAAACCGCTTCCAAGACGGACAGGTGAAAACTATACAACTCAGCCTTCTCCTCTCACTCTTTTCCATGGTGTCTTCACTCAGTCTAAATTCCCGTCACTTAATTCCATCCAAACCACTTTTTCCCTTCTTTGCTCCTCTTGCGATGTgttttttcctccctctgtaTGCAAAGCTTCCTTTATTCTTCCTCCACCTGCATCCCACTCAACATCCTGCCATTTTTCTCCTCCTCAGATTCAGAAGCTCCCCGCTGCAGTGCTCGACTGGCGTCCCTTCAGCCGCTGCAGTAAGCAGCTTTCTAGTGCCCTCCACCACTCTGTGGACTCCCTGCTGCGCAGCTCCAACTCCCTGGTTAACAACAACTGGGGCCTGGGCTTGAGTTTAGATAATATTGGTAAGGTTGTGCTGGGAGGAAGCCGCTCAGACTTGGCAAAGTTTGCTCGTTCGCAGCACAGCGTGGACAAGGCCACTTTTGCCATCCATGAAATCAGTTGCACCTACTACAGGTAAAGAGAAGTGGAGCTTTGTAATTATATGTAATTTGCTGATTCATGTATTATTACTGGGATTATATTCAGCTCTAAAAATATATTCTTATGATGAGGCAAATGGCTTTGAATGAATTATTGTTCCATCTATATACATAGtatgggtgtaagaaaatatcaagtatcgctatattatgttttgtgatactgtaatgTATAGATTCTTAAAAACACTatggatttttaattaatagtttacatgcaaagattaacacagtcaatactttatttcagacTCTTAATtgcgtaggtgtgaatgtgagagtGAATAGTTGTCTGTGTCTATGTGTCAACCCTGTGATAATCAGGCGAACTGTCCAGGGTGTACattgccttcgcccaatgtcagctgggatcggctccatgGACTTGACTGTTTATCGTTTGTCACTTCAGAAAAGATTGTATTCTCATTGTGTTACGATTGAACTCCACATGCCTTTTGTTTTTCCAGCTACAGGCTGGCTGATCATCCCCAGCTGAGTGCAGAGTTCACAAAGCATCTGAAGAGACTCCCACAGAGTTTGGATACAAGCCAGAACAGAGCCCTATATAGACGGCTGATAGACACCTATGGAACACACTACATACACCAGGTCAGTGGTTAATAGTCTTCTTTTCCTGCCTTAGTACTTATGCTGCTGAATGTCTTTTTGATGTAGTTTTTTGCAAAGTGCAAATGATGCTGAAGACGATGACATGGGGAGGGATGATACACCTTTCAGCCTTCAATTCGTTGTTTGTGTCTCCTAGGTCCAGCTTGGTGGTAAGGTGAAGCGAATCACTGCCTTCAGGACCTGCCTGGCCACACTGAAGGGTTACTCTGAGTCCGACATCAAAAACTGCTTGAATTTTGAACTTCGGATGGCTCTCGGTTTCCTCCCTGGCAATGTATCCTTGTCCAACAAGTGCGACAACCTCCTAAAGGGTAACATGAGCATGGGTTTCTACCAAGGCTTCATGACCCACAAGATTGAGGTTATTGGAGGGGAGAGGTACTTCCCCGACATCCTCTATCATGAGGACCCATCTGAGGCGTACCAGAGCTGGATGAGTAGCCTCCACGACAACCCTGATGTGGTCTCTTACGCCATCTTCCCCCTGCATCATCTGGTGGAGGACTCACAGATCAGTGCTAATCTGAGGACCATCGTCACAGAGTATATTAAAGATAACCAGCTGCAGGAGGACCGGCCTGGTTTCAAGAACTGCTCCCCGACTTCCAACTTGGACCATAACTGCTGTCCTCTACGGGCTGGCAGAGGAACTCTCAGACTGGAGATCCGCAGAGCGGCAGGTCTGAGGGCGGACACCTTCACGAAAACAGACGCCTACGTGAAGATCTTCTACAATGGCATGTACGAGGAGACCGAGACTGTGATGGACAACAACGACCCAGTGTGGAACGCAACTTATGACTTTGGGTCGGTGGAACTGGGTCAGTTGTTGAGGTTTGAAGTCTGGGATAGAGATGTGCTTTACAACGACATAGCGGGTAGATGTGTTGTCTTCCCTGAGCGAGGAACTCACTCGCTAAGCTGTCAGCTGAACAAAGGAGTTCTCTATTTCACCTACACCATCAAATGTGACAGTCACTTGACAGGCTTCAGGTGTGGACGATACTCCCCCAACGCCGAGTAGATTATTAGATTACAAAATGTAGATTTAAGAATTTTCTTCATACATAATGTTAAACTTTGAAGGATATGATTTTTCAGCAAGAGCTAGTAAACTCATTTCTCATGCATTTTCACTGGAAATATCTGTCAATTTTGGATGCCAAACAATCGCCCCCATTTCTCACATACATGTTCAGTAGTTGTTGATCAGTTCATCGTTTTCTATGTAAATGTCTTGTAACATTTCAGTATTAACTAACCAAAGTCAAAGTCCTTGTGCATCCATTGTACATCctaaaataaagtgattttgaTGTAGGACATTTAGGCTACTGTTGTATGTCACCTTGAGTTAtcgttaaaggtacagtgtgtaggatttggcggcatctagtggtgtggttgcagattgcaaccaactgtgtATTGTGAGCCGCCGACTgtaaaaccatggtaacgcccacgcctcgctcagaggccatttttagcataataacactattttaatagcaacggaagtcagactgtggctggcggtaccacagttttgcactctgctgctcacgttactgcagtttcacaagcgtctcggaaaactacagtggccttcaggtaacgtaaaaattttatatttggtttgtcc from Sebastes fasciatus isolate fSebFas1 chromosome 6, fSebFas1.pri, whole genome shotgun sequence includes the following:
- the prf1.5 gene encoding perforin 1.5; amino-acid sequence: MQRRNVLLLTLALLVMLEVCRVRGCRTGSGSECEKAPFVPGYNLAGEGFDVVRMRRTGAYVINVKAHLADNHTCTLCPNRFQDGQIQKLPAAVLDWRPFSRCSKQLSSALHHSVDSLLRSSNSLVNNNWGLGLSLDNIGKVVLGGSRSDLAKFARSQHSVDKATFAIHEISCTYYSYRLADHPQLSAEFTKHLKRLPQSLDTSQNRALYRRLIDTYGTHYIHQVQLGGKVKRITAFRTCLATLKGYSESDIKNCLNFELRMALGFLPGNVSLSNKCDNLLKGNMSMGFYQGFMTHKIEVIGGERYFPDILYHEDPSEAYQSWMSSLHDNPDVVSYAIFPLHHLVEDSQISANLRTIVTEYIKDNQLQEDRPGFKNCSPTSNLDHNCCPLRAGRGTLRLEIRRAAGLRADTFTKTDAYVKIFYNGMYEETETVMDNNDPVWNATYDFGSVELGQLLRFEVWDRDVLYNDIAGRCVVFPERGTHSLSCQLNKGVLYFTYTIKCDSHLTGFRCGRYSPNAE
- the mpeg1.1 gene encoding macrophage expressed 1, tandem duplicate 1, which codes for MKAAVVTLLALSLLHVCSSVPISRPTNWLRQCRASTNLSITALEVLPGGGWDNLRNIDTGRVMNLSYFQCQTTEDGLYLIPDDVFVIPHKETGVETNSEIISSWLEQKSSTSHSINADVSFFSMLNGKFSTENQRMKTHQVKDSSTTARVQVRNFIYTVKAFPDFTLDTRFAQQAKEIADAIENNQTRNAEYLSERMVLDYGTHVITSVDAGATLVQEDYLRSSYVSDSVSESSSVKAQAGFNFFDKLKFDISSQSTQQSSSLQTYQSNIQYSLIQSHGGGIPFYPGITLQKWQESTRNNLVAIDRSGFPLHYFININTIPDLPHPTVGKVAVAVSQAIERYYMVNTRPGCVNVNSPNFNFQANVDDSSCEGAATNLSFGGVYQQCTHLSSDAGPLCDALAQKNPETGDFSCRSPYFATLLRSEVRQQGYTSYDCHDQRYRCGIFGLSHCHRQICQDNYHVRSARIDTYWCSVRGQAPDNSGYLFGGLYSPSLLNPLTNAKSCPPNFIPVKFLSDGQVICVSRDYEAGSRFSVPFGGLFSCQSNNPLAKDQRRCPPKFSQHLATVSDGCEILYCVQSGLFTGGDLLPVHLPPFTKPPLVSMQATNTVMVMTEGEKSWVRVGHTKAWKLANPEEIKAIVRQLNPELGQMSSGEKAGVAFGVMGLMVLIIVAVVLLKKRKRLSGFRTARGYEEIRSEVDRDEGERETQQDEA